The Gemmatimonadales bacterium genome has a window encoding:
- a CDS encoding GNAT family N-acetyltransferase, whose translation MHVRPARVEDRQRMLEVWEHSVRVTHHFLAESDIAALRPLVAEELASDAVDWWVLLSAAEALIGFLGYTEDTIEALFIDPDHRGHGGGKFLVAHAQSLSGGALAVEVNEQNEAALRFYTALGFSVVGRSPTDAGGRPFPILHMTRAVPARPEDQSSQTGAEAS comes from the coding sequence ATGCACGTGCGACCCGCGCGGGTGGAAGACCGCCAGCGAATGCTCGAGGTATGGGAGCACTCCGTTCGCGTAACCCATCATTTTCTCGCTGAGAGCGACATCGCAGCACTCCGCCCACTCGTCGCCGAGGAGCTCGCGAGCGATGCAGTCGATTGGTGGGTACTTCTATCTGCCGCGGAGGCGCTCATCGGCTTTCTAGGCTACACCGAGGACACCATCGAAGCGCTGTTCATCGACCCTGACCACCGGGGGCACGGGGGAGGCAAATTCCTCGTGGCACACGCGCAGAGTCTTTCCGGGGGCGCGCTGGCGGTCGAGGTCAACGAGCAGAATGAAGCCGCGCTACGGTTCTACACGGCGCTCGGGTTCTCCGTGGTTGGGCGGTCGCCAACGGATGCGGGCGGCCGGCCGTTCCCGATCCTGCACATGACACGTGCAGTGCCAGCTCGCCCCGAAGATCAGTCGAGTCAGACTGGAGCGGAAGCGAGCTGA
- a CDS encoding DUF3303 family protein has protein sequence MSISRGTRIFATGGSVLYMVIERFRGGDPVPVYRRFRERGRLAPDGLRYVASWVTADLERCYQVMECDERDLLETWMAQWRDLVEFDVVPVRTSAETVALLAPKL, from the coding sequence ATGAGCATCTCCCGAGGCACAAGGATCTTCGCGACCGGAGGCTCCGTGCTCTACATGGTCATCGAGCGGTTCCGAGGCGGCGATCCCGTGCCGGTCTACCGGCGCTTCCGGGAGCGCGGCCGGCTGGCCCCTGACGGTCTCCGGTACGTCGCGAGTTGGGTGACCGCCGATCTCGAGCGCTGCTATCAGGTGATGGAATGCGACGAGCGCGACCTGCTGGAGACCTGGATGGCGCAGTGGCGTGACCTGGTGGAATTCGACGTGGTACCGGTGCGCACCTCCGCGGAGACCGTTGCGCTGCTCGCCCCCAAGCTGTGA
- a CDS encoding DUF2834 domain-containing protein produces the protein MTSVVPPLRPKHLYLGLCVLGTILPWAAFLPFLRTHGLNVRAFLDQLFGTPVSSFFGWDVIVSSLVLWAFVLVEGRRLAMARRWLPIVGNLLVGVSLGLPLFLYLRELRREAAG, from the coding sequence GTGACATCCGTCGTTCCGCCCTTGAGGCCAAAGCACCTCTACCTCGGGCTCTGCGTGCTGGGGACGATTCTCCCGTGGGCGGCGTTCCTGCCCTTTCTTCGCACTCATGGCCTGAATGTCCGGGCCTTCCTCGATCAGCTCTTCGGGACGCCAGTCAGTAGCTTCTTCGGCTGGGATGTCATCGTCTCGTCGCTGGTGCTGTGGGCCTTCGTGCTGGTGGAAGGGCGGCGACTCGCCATGGCGCGGCGCTGGCTGCCTATCGTGGGCAATCTGCTGGTGGGGGTATCGCTGGGCTTGCCCCTGTTCCTGTATCTGCGGGAACTGCGACGCGAGGCCGCAGGCTGA
- a CDS encoding non-canonical purine NTP pyrophosphatase, whose translation MRLLAATRSEGKQAEFRRILVPVGIEVAFPDELGLSESPAEDALEVAESFEGNARRKAEHFARRSGFPTVADDSGLEVLSLGGAPGVRSRRWAGASGTPAEIDAANNAELLRRLRGAPEARRRARYRCVLVFLETSDAVPRVFEGSCAGRILESPRGTAGFGYDPLFWSDELGKAFGEATAEEKDGVSHRGRALAALAGALGSRR comes from the coding sequence TGGCCGCCACCCGCAGTGAAGGGAAACAGGCGGAGTTCCGCCGGATCCTCGTTCCGGTCGGCATCGAGGTGGCGTTCCCCGACGAGCTCGGCCTCTCTGAGTCGCCGGCCGAGGACGCGCTCGAGGTGGCCGAGAGCTTCGAGGGAAACGCGAGACGCAAGGCCGAGCACTTCGCCCGGCGGAGCGGGTTTCCCACCGTGGCCGATGATTCCGGGCTCGAGGTGCTATCCCTGGGTGGCGCGCCGGGCGTTCGCTCCCGGCGCTGGGCCGGCGCGTCCGGTACGCCGGCGGAAATCGACGCGGCGAACAACGCCGAGTTGCTGCGCCGCCTTCGCGGTGCGCCCGAGGCCCGCCGGCGCGCGCGCTATCGCTGCGTCCTGGTCTTTCTGGAAACCTCCGACGCTGTGCCGCGGGTCTTCGAGGGATCCTGCGCCGGCCGCATCCTGGAATCCCCGCGAGGGACCGCCGGCTTCGGCTACGATCCGCTCTTCTGGAGCGACGAGCTGGGGAAGGCCTTCGGTGAGGCGACGGCGGAGGAGAAGGATGGGGTGAGCCACCGGGGTCGGGCGCTCGCCGCGCTGGCGGGGGCGCTGGGCTCGCGCCGGTAG
- a CDS encoding dihydrofolate reductase family protein — protein MRQVLYRVAASLDGFIAGPHGELDWIVSDPTLDLAKVYESVDTVLLGRRTYELTRQPGAPPWPRGWQIYVFSRMLRPAEHPGVTVVSADAGPRVAALRAAPGREIWLFGGGSLFRSLLVAQQVDFVEVGVMPVLLGSGIPLLEAGAPLTRLALEHVQRYPSGLLGLRYRVPTAAAV, from the coding sequence ATGCGCCAAGTGCTGTACCGCGTTGCCGCGAGCCTTGACGGCTTCATCGCCGGACCCCACGGCGAGCTGGACTGGATCGTATCCGACCCCACGCTGGATCTCGCGAAGGTCTACGAGTCCGTGGACACCGTCCTCCTGGGGCGGCGCACCTATGAACTCACCCGCCAACCGGGTGCACCACCCTGGCCGCGGGGTTGGCAGATCTATGTCTTCTCCCGGATGCTGAGACCGGCGGAGCACCCAGGGGTGACGGTCGTGAGCGCCGACGCCGGCCCACGCGTCGCTGCCCTCCGGGCTGCGCCCGGCCGGGAAATTTGGCTCTTTGGCGGGGGGAGCCTGTTCCGGAGCCTGCTGGTGGCCCAGCAGGTGGACTTCGTGGAGGTCGGGGTCATGCCCGTCCTGCTCGGGAGCGGCATTCCCCTCCTGGAGGCGGGAGCACCGCTGACCCGGCTCGCCCTGGAGCACGTGCAGAGGTATCCAAGTGGGCTGCTCGGCCTACGGTACCGGGTTCCCACCGCCGCTGCTGTCTAA
- a CDS encoding SDR family oxidoreductase: MTDFAGKVALVAGAASGIGAAVAARLAAAGAEVYRADLNWPGTEVLASARSKAHVIVLDVREEAAWMAAMEMILAAGRQLDVLVNCVGVSAASPLPDTTLAEWRHVLATNLDGAFLGTKHGIRTMRTAGGVIIHVGSASGIRPAPGAAAYSTSKAGLRMLVSTAAKECRDAGLAIRINLVSPAGVKTPMWRSMPFFQELTRKLGSEEAAYEAMATGGGGRFIEPDAVARVVCFLASDQAQHVTGVDLPVDDGYVL, from the coding sequence ATGACTGACTTCGCAGGCAAGGTCGCCCTCGTTGCTGGAGCCGCGTCTGGAATCGGCGCGGCCGTCGCTGCACGGTTAGCGGCTGCGGGTGCGGAGGTCTACCGGGCTGACCTGAACTGGCCCGGGACCGAGGTCCTGGCCAGCGCCAGGTCGAAGGCGCACGTGATCGTCTTGGATGTGCGGGAGGAGGCGGCCTGGATGGCGGCCATGGAGATGATCCTCGCAGCCGGTCGGCAGCTGGACGTGCTGGTCAATTGCGTGGGCGTGTCTGCGGCAAGTCCCCTCCCTGACACGACGCTCGCCGAGTGGCGGCACGTGTTGGCCACTAATCTGGACGGGGCCTTTCTGGGCACCAAACATGGAATCCGGACCATGCGCACCGCCGGCGGCGTCATCATCCATGTGGGCTCCGCCTCCGGCATTCGTCCCGCGCCGGGGGCGGCGGCCTACTCCACCAGCAAGGCCGGCCTTCGGATGCTGGTCAGCACTGCGGCCAAAGAGTGCCGGGACGCCGGCCTCGCGATCCGCATCAACCTCGTGAGTCCCGCCGGGGTGAAGACACCCATGTGGCGATCGATGCCGTTCTTTCAGGAATTGACACGCAAGCTCGGTTCCGAGGAGGCGGCATACGAGGCGATGGCCACGGGCGGCGGCGGACGTTTCATTGAGCCGGACGCAGTTGCGCGAGTGGTCTGCTTTCTGGCGAGCGACCAAGCCCAGCACGTGACGGGTGTAGACTTGCCCGTTGACGACGGCTACGTGCTCTGA
- a CDS encoding VOC family protein: MVEMATVQVRYIVHDVDAAIEFYTKQLGFTLEMHPAPPFAMLSRGDLRLVLSAPNPMGGGGQSMPDGTMPEPGGWNRFAIELSDLDATVEVLRRSGVHFRNEIVQGVGGKQIIVEDPSGNPVELFEPILPEARLEKRT, from the coding sequence ATGGTCGAGATGGCCACAGTGCAGGTCCGCTACATTGTCCACGACGTCGACGCGGCGATCGAATTCTATACCAAGCAGTTGGGTTTCACCCTCGAGATGCATCCGGCTCCGCCCTTTGCCATGCTTTCCCGCGGCGATCTGCGTCTCGTGCTCAGTGCGCCCAATCCTATGGGCGGTGGTGGACAGTCCATGCCCGACGGCACGATGCCCGAGCCGGGTGGTTGGAATCGATTCGCTATCGAGCTCAGCGATCTTGATGCCACGGTGGAGGTCCTGCGCAGGAGTGGCGTTCACTTTCGGAATGAGATCGTCCAGGGCGTGGGCGGCAAGCAAATTATCGTTGAGGACCCGTCGGGAAACCCGGTTGAGCTCTTCGAGCCGATCCTCCCGGAGGCTCGTCTCGAGAAGCGGACGTGA
- a CDS encoding response regulator, which produces MPVLGDAPVTPLYPKPSVVDDEFTPRSIVCRMVRNMGYPVQASKDGRDALRYLKQHPNEIRLLIADLILPVMDGGELAERACELQPKLQIALMATDPAGSDAELLAGYPEFRVLQKPVTFPAVYRLLGELAGPPTGLRHRRHSSPQRRRGRREEHE; this is translated from the coding sequence ATGCCCGTCCTAGGGGACGCCCCAGTCACCCCGCTCTACCCCAAGCCCTCCGTGGTGGATGACGAGTTCACCCCCCGGTCCATCGTCTGCCGGATGGTCCGGAACATGGGCTACCCGGTCCAGGCGTCGAAGGACGGCCGGGACGCCCTCCGGTACCTGAAGCAGCACCCGAACGAGATCCGGCTCCTCATCGCCGACCTGATCCTGCCCGTCATGGACGGCGGGGAGCTGGCGGAGCGGGCCTGCGAGCTCCAGCCCAAGCTCCAGATCGCCCTCATGGCCACGGATCCCGCCGGCAGCGACGCTGAGCTCCTGGCGGGCTATCCCGAGTTCCGGGTCCTGCAGAAGCCGGTCACGTTCCCGGCGGTCTACCGACTCCTGGGTGAGCTGGCGGGGCCACCGACTGGTCTCCGTCACCGACGCCACTCCTCACCCCAGCGGCGCCGGGGCAGGCGTGAGGAGCACGAGTGA